From Echinicola jeungdonensis, the proteins below share one genomic window:
- a CDS encoding M48 family metallopeptidase, translating into MSAESLKYLMIGLITLGFLFDKFTSWLNVRQKVPQVPATLQNFLDQEKLQEAKSYQKTNYYFGLISGSFSLVITLGMLIWGGFGLLDQWVSQWVDPMILQSLLFFGLLFIGSDLLSIPFDYYHTFKIEEEFGFNKTTRKTFFGDKVKGYLVGILIGGGLLALLLWLIQELGEGFWLYFWGVAAVFMVLINMFYTSWILPLFNKLTPLEEGELKSKIMEYASSVGFSLENVFVMDGSKRSTKANAFFSGFGKKKKVVLFDTLVEQHKPEELVAVLAHEIGHFKKKHIIQSLVISILQLGVMLLLLSLFVNNPEISQAMGGDRWAVHLNLIGFALLFSPISTVLGIFMNLLSRKNEFEAERFAKETYDGKPLASALKTLSVKTLTQINPHPLHVFVNYSHPPLMERLGKLEN; encoded by the coding sequence ATGAGCGCAGAAAGTTTAAAATACTTGATGATCGGGTTGATTACCCTTGGATTTTTGTTTGATAAATTCACTTCCTGGTTAAATGTTCGTCAAAAGGTACCCCAAGTACCTGCTACCCTTCAAAATTTTTTGGATCAAGAAAAACTTCAGGAGGCCAAATCTTATCAAAAAACCAATTATTATTTTGGCCTAATAAGTGGCTCGTTTTCCTTGGTCATCACCTTGGGGATGTTAATCTGGGGTGGTTTTGGTTTGCTGGATCAATGGGTTAGCCAATGGGTAGATCCAATGATCTTACAATCCCTGTTGTTTTTTGGCTTGCTTTTTATTGGTTCTGATTTGCTTTCCATCCCATTTGATTATTACCATACTTTTAAAATTGAAGAAGAGTTTGGGTTTAATAAAACCACCCGGAAAACTTTTTTTGGAGATAAAGTAAAAGGTTATTTGGTTGGGATATTAATAGGTGGGGGCTTGCTTGCCCTTTTACTTTGGTTGATACAGGAATTGGGGGAAGGTTTCTGGCTTTACTTTTGGGGGGTAGCTGCTGTTTTCATGGTTTTGATCAATATGTTTTACACTTCATGGATCTTGCCTTTGTTCAATAAATTAACTCCTCTGGAAGAAGGGGAGCTGAAAAGTAAAATCATGGAATATGCTTCCTCCGTGGGGTTTTCGTTGGAAAATGTTTTTGTAATGGATGGAAGCAAACGGTCCACTAAGGCAAATGCCTTTTTTTCCGGTTTTGGCAAAAAGAAAAAGGTGGTTCTTTTTGATACCCTGGTGGAGCAACACAAACCAGAGGAATTGGTAGCAGTCCTGGCCCATGAAATAGGGCACTTCAAGAAAAAGCACATCATCCAAAGCTTGGTGATAAGTATCCTGCAATTAGGGGTGATGCTTTTGTTGCTTTCTTTATTCGTCAATAACCCAGAAATCAGCCAAGCTATGGGAGGTGATAGGTGGGCAGTCCATTTAAACTTGATAGGTTTTGCCTTACTGTTTTCCCCAATAAGTACCGTGTTGGGAATATTTATGAATTTGCTTAGCCGGAAAAACGAATTTGAAGCGGAGCGATTTGCCAAGGAAACATATGATGGCAAGCCATTGGCCAGTGCATTAAAAACGCTTTCGGTCAAAACACTAACCCAAATCAATCCACATCCCTTGCACGTTTTTGTCAACTATTCCCACCCTCCTTTGATGGAAAGGTTAGGAAAGCTGGAAAATTGA
- a CDS encoding PorP/SprF family type IX secretion system membrane protein — MFRSFIYIVFCILMYIIYTGDAYAQDPQYTQYYAAPLYLNPAFAGSDLQGRIGANYRTQWPGLDAQFKTFSVYYDTFLERYNSGVGVMVMNDTEGAANLKSLTISGIYAYELKLAESMYFRPGFQASYIRRDIGFYENLVFANQIDPNDPFAPPMPGDGNLNGLGDPIDMLSLSFGGLFFTENFWLGASAHHVNQPNQSFFDGESKLPVKFSGHAGYRIPLGHGAMKRDFTHTYKQRYITPTLNYKRQGPFEQLDVGAYLYAEPLIVGFWYRGLPYKPINQESNRDALVVLLGLSLPTGMDIGYSFDYTVSQLGIQSGGAHEISISFSLPDRKNPGAPRLRDTILPCPKF; from the coding sequence TTGTTTAGGTCTTTTATATATATTGTTTTTTGTATTTTGATGTATATTATTTATACAGGTGATGCTTATGCCCAAGATCCACAATATACTCAATATTATGCAGCTCCTTTATATTTAAATCCCGCTTTTGCCGGTTCAGATTTGCAAGGTAGAATCGGTGCCAATTACCGAACCCAATGGCCTGGACTGGATGCCCAATTTAAAACATTCTCTGTTTATTATGATACCTTTTTGGAAAGGTATAATAGTGGTGTAGGGGTGATGGTGATGAATGATACTGAAGGGGCAGCAAATTTAAAGTCCTTAACCATTTCGGGGATTTATGCTTATGAACTTAAATTGGCCGAGTCCATGTATTTCAGGCCTGGATTTCAAGCCAGCTATATCCGCAGAGATATTGGCTTTTATGAAAATTTGGTTTTTGCCAATCAAATAGATCCCAATGATCCATTCGCACCGCCTATGCCAGGAGATGGGAACCTGAATGGGTTGGGGGATCCGATTGATATGCTCTCCTTATCATTTGGAGGGCTTTTTTTTACTGAAAATTTTTGGCTGGGGGCTTCAGCCCACCATGTTAATCAACCCAACCAGTCTTTTTTTGATGGGGAAAGCAAATTGCCGGTCAAGTTTTCCGGTCATGCAGGTTACCGGATTCCCCTGGGCCATGGTGCTATGAAAAGGGATTTTACCCATACTTACAAACAAAGGTATATCACCCCAACCCTTAACTATAAACGGCAAGGCCCATTTGAGCAACTGGATGTAGGGGCTTACCTTTATGCGGAACCCTTGATTGTGGGTTTTTGGTATAGAGGGCTTCCTTATAAACCAATTAACCAGGAATCTAATCGGGATGCGTTGGTGGTTTTGCTGGGCTTGAGTTTGCCAACCGGAATGGATATTGGTTATAGTTTTGATTATACGGTTTCCCAATTAGGTATTCAGTCCGGTGGGGCTCATGAAATTAGCATTTCTTTCAGTCTTCCAGATAGGAAGAACCCTGGGGCACCAAGGTTGAGGGACACTATTCTTCCCTGTCCCAAATTTTAG
- a CDS encoding calcium/sodium antiporter, translated as MMFWQIVLLILGLALLIKGADWLVSGASNLAKRYQISDLAIGLTIVAFGTSAPEMVVNVYAASQGHPDIVFGNVIGSNNFNLFVILGITGLLSPLVVHSNTVWKEIPISFLAIILVFLMANEYFSMGTKILNQWDGLILLALFMGFLVYIFRQMKLELPPENGEIQFLSFRKAIFLILVGLAGLVIGGRLVVSQAIHMAEGLGVSEKIIGLTIVAAGTSLPELATSVVAVIRKNNDIAVGNIIGSNIFNFLLILSVSALINPLSYQADFNKDLIFLTAGTLFLFLAMFTGKMKKLDRWEAAILLVAYLGYMLWIMEAEVKPLV; from the coding sequence ATGATGTTTTGGCAAATTGTGCTATTAATTTTGGGCTTGGCTCTTTTGATAAAGGGTGCTGATTGGCTGGTGAGTGGAGCATCCAATCTCGCCAAACGGTACCAAATTTCTGACCTGGCCATTGGATTGACCATTGTTGCTTTTGGAACTTCTGCACCTGAAATGGTGGTAAATGTTTATGCAGCATCCCAAGGCCACCCAGATATTGTATTTGGAAATGTTATTGGAAGTAACAATTTTAACCTTTTTGTGATATTGGGTATAACAGGATTGCTCAGCCCGTTGGTTGTTCATTCGAATACCGTTTGGAAAGAAATTCCAATTTCCTTTTTGGCCATAATTCTCGTATTCCTAATGGCTAATGAATATTTTTCAATGGGGACCAAAATACTTAATCAATGGGACGGGCTGATTTTGTTGGCTTTATTTATGGGATTCTTGGTTTACATATTCCGGCAAATGAAATTAGAGTTGCCTCCAGAAAACGGGGAAATTCAATTCTTATCTTTCAGGAAAGCCATTTTCTTAATTCTTGTAGGCCTTGCTGGGCTGGTAATTGGGGGAAGGCTGGTTGTTTCACAGGCCATCCATATGGCTGAAGGGTTAGGTGTTAGTGAAAAAATAATCGGATTGACCATTGTAGCAGCGGGAACTTCTTTGCCAGAGTTGGCCACTTCGGTAGTGGCTGTCATTAGGAAAAACAATGACATTGCGGTTGGGAATATCATTGGGTCCAATATTTTTAATTTTTTGCTGATCCTAAGTGTCAGTGCCCTGATCAATCCTCTTTCATATCAGGCCGATTTCAATAAAGATTTGATTTTTCTCACAGCAGGAACACTGTTTTTGTTTTTGGCCATGTTTACAGGGAAAATGAAAAAGTTGGATCGCTGGGAAGCAGCAATCCTATTGGTGGCATATTTGGGGTATATGTTATGGATAATGGAAGCAGAAGTAAAGCCTTTAGTTTAA